One Owenweeksia hongkongensis DSM 17368 genomic region harbors:
- the sufC gene encoding Fe-S cluster assembly ATPase SufC, with the protein MLKISNLHAGIDGTEILKGIDLEIKAGEVHAIMGPNGSGKSTLSSVVAGREDYEVTQGHIDFEGEDLMDLAPEERAHKGVFLSFQYPIEIPGVTVTNFLKTSINETRKAQGLEPMPANVMLKKMREKMSLLEMDKGFLSRSLNEGFSGGEKKRNEIFQMAMLEPKLAILDETDSGLDIDALRIVANGVNKLKNKNNAVLLITHYQRLLDYIVPDFVHVLYKGKIVKSGDKNLALELEERGYDWIKEEQPA; encoded by the coding sequence ATGCTTAAGATTTCAAACCTCCATGCCGGAATAGATGGCACAGAAATATTAAAAGGAATTGACTTAGAAATAAAAGCTGGTGAAGTACACGCTATCATGGGACCTAATGGTTCTGGTAAAAGTACACTTTCGTCAGTTGTTGCTGGTCGTGAGGACTATGAGGTAACCCAAGGTCACATTGATTTTGAAGGTGAAGATCTAATGGATTTGGCACCTGAAGAAAGAGCGCACAAAGGTGTATTTCTTTCTTTTCAATATCCTATCGAAATTCCCGGAGTTACCGTTACCAATTTCTTGAAAACTTCAATCAACGAAACACGCAAGGCCCAGGGCTTAGAGCCAATGCCAGCGAACGTAATGTTGAAGAAAATGCGTGAGAAAATGAGCCTTTTGGAAATGGACAAAGGTTTCCTTAGCCGCTCATTGAACGAAGGTTTTTCTGGTGGTGAAAAGAAGCGTAATGAGATTTTCCAAATGGCAATGCTTGAGCCAAAATTGGCCATCCTTGATGAAACTGATTCAGGGTTGGATATTGACGCGCTTCGCATTGTGGCAAATGGTGTAAACAAGCTTAAGAACAAAAACAACGCTGTTCTTTTGATTACGCACTACCAAAGACTTTTGGACTATATCGTTCCTGATTTTGTACATGTACTTTACAAAGGAAAAATTGTAAAGTCTGGAGATAAAAATTTAGCTCTGGAGCTAGAAGAAAGAGGCTACGATTGGATTAAGGAAGAGCAGCCAGCATAA
- a CDS encoding HesB/IscA family protein: protein MIKVSESARKKLEDLMKEEGHTLSDSYVRVGVTSGGCSGLSYDLKLDQNLNESDKLFEDQGVRILIDKKSFLYLIGTTLEYQGGLNGKGFSFNNPNASRTCGCGESFAV, encoded by the coding sequence ATGATAAAAGTTTCTGAATCAGCACGTAAGAAGCTTGAGGACTTGATGAAGGAAGAAGGCCATACTCTGAGTGACAGCTACGTACGCGTAGGTGTAACTAGCGGTGGCTGCAGTGGCCTGTCTTACGACCTTAAGCTTGACCAAAATCTCAACGAAAGTGATAAGCTTTTTGAGGATCAAGGTGTGCGCATACTTATCGATAAAAAGAGCTTTTTGTACCTGATTGGCACCACCCTTGAATACCAAGGTGGACTAAACGGGAAAGGATTTAGCTTCAATAACCCAAATGCTTCACGCACCTGCGGATGTGGTGAAAGCTTTGCGGTATAA
- the sufB gene encoding Fe-S cluster assembly protein SufB, with the protein MSDEDQLLEEVTGSEYKYGFYTDIESDKAPNGLNEDIIRFISAKKNEPEWMLDWRLDAFRKWEKMTEPDWANIHYPKPDFQAISYYSAPKQKKTLDSLDEVDPELLKTFEKLGISLDEQKRLTGVAMDVVVDSVSVATTFKSTLAEKGIIFCSISDAIQEHPELVKKYLGTVVPKSDNFYAALNSAVFTDGSFCYIPKGVKCPMELSTYFRINEAGTGQFERTLLIADEGSYVSYLEGCTAPTRDENQLHAAVVELIALDDAEIKYSTVQNWYPGDKNGKGGVFNFVTKRGICERNAKISWTQVETGSAVTWKYPSCILKGENSIGEFYSVAVTNNYQQADTGTKMIHLGKNTKSTIISKGICAGKSNGSYRGLVKIGPRAENARNFSQCDSLLMGSSCGSHTFPYIETQNKTAKVEHEATTSKIGEDQIFYCNQRGIGEEEAIALIVNGYCKDVLNQLPMEFAVEAQKLLAISLEGSVG; encoded by the coding sequence ATGAGTGATGAAGATCAATTATTAGAAGAAGTAACCGGATCGGAATACAAGTACGGTTTTTACACCGATATTGAATCCGACAAAGCTCCTAATGGGCTTAATGAGGACATTATTCGTTTTATTTCTGCTAAGAAAAATGAACCGGAATGGATGCTCGACTGGAGACTAGACGCGTTCAGAAAATGGGAAAAAATGACTGAGCCCGATTGGGCAAACATTCACTATCCAAAGCCTGATTTTCAGGCGATATCTTACTATTCGGCTCCAAAGCAAAAGAAAACTTTGGACAGCCTTGATGAGGTAGATCCTGAGCTATTGAAGACTTTTGAAAAGTTGGGCATTTCGCTTGACGAGCAAAAAAGGCTTACAGGCGTAGCTATGGATGTAGTTGTAGACTCTGTTTCAGTAGCTACCACTTTCAAATCAACCTTGGCGGAAAAAGGAATTATTTTTTGCTCAATCTCTGATGCCATTCAGGAGCACCCAGAGTTGGTAAAAAAATACCTTGGAACCGTAGTTCCAAAGAGCGATAACTTTTACGCAGCATTAAACTCAGCGGTATTTACTGATGGTTCTTTCTGCTATATTCCTAAAGGTGTAAAATGCCCGATGGAGCTTAGCACCTACTTCCGTATAAACGAAGCTGGAACCGGTCAGTTTGAACGCACATTACTTATAGCTGATGAAGGCAGTTACGTAAGTTACTTAGAAGGTTGTACCGCTCCTACGCGTGATGAAAATCAACTTCACGCAGCTGTGGTAGAGCTTATCGCTTTGGATGATGCTGAGATTAAATATTCAACCGTTCAAAACTGGTACCCTGGTGATAAAAACGGGAAAGGTGGAGTTTTCAACTTTGTGACAAAAAGAGGAATTTGTGAGCGCAACGCTAAAATTTCCTGGACACAGGTAGAAACCGGAAGTGCCGTAACCTGGAAATATCCGAGCTGCATTTTGAAAGGTGAAAACTCTATCGGTGAATTTTACAGTGTGGCAGTAACCAACAATTATCAACAAGCGGATACAGGAACTAAGATGATTCACTTGGGGAAAAACACCAAGAGTACCATTATTAGCAAAGGTATTTGTGCAGGTAAGAGTAACGGTAGTTATCGCGGGTTGGTGAAGATTGGCCCAAGAGCCGAAAACGCAAGAAACTTCTCGCAGTGTGATTCGCTATTGATGGGAAGTAGTTGTGGTTCGCACACCTTCCCTTACATAGAAACTCAAAATAAAACAGCCAAAGTGGAACACGAGGCTACCACTTCAAAGATTGGTGAAGACCAGATTTTTTACTGTAATCAGCGAGGCATTGGCGAAGAAGAGGCGATAGCCCTTATCGTGAATGGTTACTGTAAAGATGTATTAAATCAATTGCCAATGGAGTTTGCTGTGGAAGCTCAAAAACTTTTGGCGATAAGCTTGGAAGGCTCGGTAGGATAA
- the sufD gene encoding Fe-S cluster assembly protein SufD produces the protein MEALKDKLESSFIVFENELDDDAKKPVHKIRQNAFKRFEESGFPTKKDEEWKYTNLKPILKNDFRILNKSENAIDFKDVRRYFLSDVDSYKLVFIDGVFSSWLSETTHDKFDICTLSSMLNRYEDVTKKYFNKALPQAETMASINTAFAKEGAFIRIKKNQTVDKPVQIVFFTTAHDYDIMTQPRNLVVVEENAEVKIVERHQSLSEKPVLTNTATEIFAEKNSRLFYYKVQNDNMEASIIDSTTVKQAEGSNVRVGTFSFGNRFIRNNLNFFLEGEHIESHLDGITVINEGQFVDQHTLADHQKPNCESHELYKGIYDGNASGVFNGKVMVHPHAQKTNAFQQNNNILLTDKASIDTKPQLEIYADDVQCSHGCTIGQLNEDAMFYMQARGIPEKEAKALLLYAFANDGLRNVAIPELRKKLNKQIATKLNVDLDFEL, from the coding sequence GTGGAAGCACTTAAAGATAAATTAGAATCGTCCTTCATAGTATTTGAAAACGAGCTGGACGATGATGCCAAAAAGCCTGTTCACAAAATCAGGCAAAATGCTTTTAAACGCTTTGAAGAAAGTGGATTTCCTACCAAAAAAGATGAGGAGTGGAAATACACTAACCTAAAGCCCATCTTAAAAAATGATTTCAGAATACTGAATAAATCAGAAAATGCGATTGATTTTAAGGATGTAAGGCGCTATTTTCTTAGTGATGTGGATAGCTACAAGCTTGTATTTATTGATGGGGTTTTTAGCTCATGGCTAAGTGAAACTACTCACGATAAGTTTGACATCTGCACCCTAAGCAGTATGCTGAACAGATATGAGGATGTTACTAAAAAATACTTCAACAAAGCTTTGCCTCAAGCCGAAACAATGGCTTCAATAAACACAGCTTTTGCCAAGGAAGGTGCTTTTATTCGCATTAAGAAAAACCAAACGGTAGACAAACCTGTACAGATAGTCTTCTTTACTACAGCTCATGATTATGACATCATGACCCAGCCAAGAAACCTGGTGGTGGTAGAGGAAAATGCAGAAGTAAAAATTGTGGAGCGTCATCAGTCGCTTAGCGAAAAGCCTGTGCTTACCAATACGGCTACAGAAATTTTTGCCGAAAAGAATTCCCGTCTGTTTTACTACAAAGTGCAAAACGACAATATGGAAGCTTCCATAATTGACAGCACCACTGTAAAGCAAGCTGAAGGAAGCAATGTAAGAGTAGGTACCTTCTCTTTTGGAAACCGCTTTATCAGAAACAACCTCAACTTCTTTTTAGAAGGCGAGCACATTGAATCGCACTTGGATGGCATTACTGTAATTAACGAAGGTCAGTTTGTGGATCAACATACTTTGGCTGATCATCAAAAACCTAATTGTGAAAGCCACGAGCTTTACAAAGGGATTTATGATGGCAATGCATCAGGTGTGTTTAATGGGAAAGTGATGGTGCACCCACATGCGCAAAAAACCAATGCTTTCCAGCAGAACAACAACATTTTGCTTACTGATAAAGCTTCGATAGACACAAAGCCGCAGCTAGAAATTTATGCAGATGACGTTCAGTGTTCTCATGGCTGCACCATTGGTCAGCTTAATGAAGATGCGATGTTTTATATGCAGGCACGAGGTATTCCTGAAAAAGAAGCCAAGGCACTTTTGCTTTATGCTTTCGCCAATGATGGACTTCGTAATGTGGCCATCCCGGAGCTTCGCAAAAAGCTAAACAAGCAGATCGCCACTAAGCTAAATGTAGATTTGGATTTTGAGCTTTAA